The following coding sequences lie in one Mucilaginibacter sp. KACC 22773 genomic window:
- a CDS encoding acyltransferase family protein gives MPNNFRLTMAAISIKQKPHIQQVDYIRAIASLVVTLYHLGGKTLPVLNYGWLGVYMFFLLSGFIICWAIPENYSWKLSSRFILKRVVRIEPPYIISIVMAIIMNFFWVAHYCPDWVNAVCHLAYLNSFLGQPYLSPVYWTLGIEFQFYLFVALCFPWFTGKRGAWLLLLLNILPVFLKVPGNTLINSFPVFALGILYYLYKVKGKTLNDVLVFGILITACSVYSVGLAQTCAALLALGILLLPLKSYPVISFLSKISFSLYLTHDIIGSNLVVYLGMLLPKSLFFKGIEFLTGLGVSILFAWGFYLLVEKPCLKLSKQVNYNI, from the coding sequence GTGCCAAATAATTTCCGGTTAACCATGGCCGCTATCAGCATCAAACAAAAACCGCACATTCAACAGGTTGATTATATCCGGGCGATTGCTTCGCTGGTTGTAACGCTGTACCATTTGGGTGGTAAAACCTTACCGGTTTTAAATTACGGCTGGCTGGGCGTTTATATGTTTTTCCTGTTATCGGGCTTTATCATTTGCTGGGCTATTCCCGAAAATTATAGCTGGAAGCTGAGTAGCCGCTTTATCCTTAAACGGGTTGTCCGTATCGAACCGCCGTATATCATCTCGATAGTGATGGCCATTATCATGAACTTTTTTTGGGTGGCCCATTACTGTCCCGATTGGGTTAACGCGGTTTGTCACCTGGCCTATCTTAATAGCTTTTTGGGGCAGCCATACTTAAGCCCCGTTTATTGGACGTTGGGCATCGAATTTCAGTTTTACCTATTTGTAGCGCTGTGTTTTCCATGGTTTACAGGTAAACGGGGGGCTTGGCTGTTATTGCTGTTAAATATTTTACCGGTATTTTTAAAGGTGCCAGGCAACACTTTAATCAATAGCTTCCCGGTGTTTGCGCTGGGTATTTTGTATTATTTATATAAGGTAAAAGGAAAAACTTTAAATGATGTGCTTGTTTTTGGTATTTTAATTACCGCTTGCAGCGTGTATTCGGTTGGTTTGGCGCAAACCTGCGCGGCATTACTTGCCCTGGGTATATTGTTGTTGCCTTTAAAAAGTTACCCTGTTATCAGCTTTCTTTCTAAAATTTCATTTTCGCTGTACCTCACCCATGATATCATTGGCAGTAACCTGGTTGTTTACCTGGGTATGCTGTTGCCGAAATCACTGTTTTTTAAAGGAATAGAGTTCTTAACAGGCCTTGGCGTGAGCATTTTGTTTGCCTGGGGATTTTATTTACTGGTTGAGAAGCCTTGTTTGAAATTATCAAAACAAGTGAATTATAACATATAG